Proteins encoded by one window of Kribbella flavida DSM 17836:
- a CDS encoding cytochrome c oxidase subunit 4 translates to MKVEAWIFGILTLFALIVTPIYWLMSEDPTGTTALVMTFFLALLVTFYLAITARRMDPRPEDRKEAEIAEGAGELGFFPPHSWWPLWCAATLSVAVLGLVFGWWLFIIGSALGIIALSGFIFEYYRGDHAH, encoded by the coding sequence ATGAAGGTCGAGGCCTGGATCTTCGGCATCCTGACGCTGTTCGCGCTGATCGTCACGCCGATCTACTGGTTGATGTCCGAGGACCCGACCGGTACCACCGCGCTGGTGATGACGTTTTTCCTCGCGCTGCTGGTGACGTTCTACCTGGCCATCACGGCCCGCCGGATGGACCCCCGCCCGGAGGACCGCAAGGAAGCCGAGATCGCCGAGGGCGCGGGCGAGCTGGGCTTCTTCCCGCCGCACTCGTGGTGGCCGCTGTGGTGCGCCGCGACGCTGTCGGTGGCCGTGCTCGGCCTGGTCTTCGGCTGGTGGCTGTTCATCATCGGCAGCGCGCTCGGTATCATCGCGCTGTCCGGCTTCATCTTCGAGTACTACCGCGGAGACCACGCGCACTGA
- a CDS encoding L,D-transpeptidase, which translates to MLGSTVRKRGLAAVGICAMLVATAACSNSEAGDPPPAGTPTSATPGASTTPGTSPSPSTSPTQDPSAANVTVTPAKGASGVRPDQPVKVVTSSGSLQQVTVTDSSGNKVSGSFDEAKSSWTSEPKLKPAARYTVSGTAQGSDGKTVEISSTFRTLSAGRNLKASVSPLDGETVGVAMPIQIFWNNAVTDRAAVEKRLSVKTSVPVEGSWHWMNSKQVNYRPKNYWPAGTKVTVDIATQGVNAGAGVWGSAGRQIDFTIGKSVISRVDVKLHRMSVTIDGKLARTFPITAGKAGFTTRSGVKVIMEKYRTKRMDARTVGIQPGDPEYYNIHNVQYAQRVTSSGEFIHGAPWSSGSQGTENVSHGCIGMSLKDGAWYFAQTLRGDPVVVTGTSRGMETGNGWTDWNESWAKYKAGSALS; encoded by the coding sequence GTGTTGGGAAGTACGGTGCGCAAGCGCGGCCTGGCCGCGGTGGGGATCTGCGCGATGCTGGTGGCCACGGCGGCGTGCAGCAACTCCGAGGCCGGGGATCCACCACCAGCGGGCACGCCGACGAGCGCGACCCCGGGAGCCTCGACCACTCCCGGCACCAGTCCCAGCCCGAGCACCAGCCCGACGCAGGACCCGTCGGCGGCGAACGTGACCGTCACGCCCGCCAAGGGCGCCTCCGGGGTCCGCCCGGACCAGCCGGTCAAGGTCGTCACCAGCTCCGGCAGTCTGCAGCAGGTGACCGTCACCGACAGCAGCGGCAACAAGGTCAGCGGCAGCTTCGACGAGGCGAAGTCCAGTTGGACGTCCGAGCCGAAGCTGAAGCCGGCCGCGCGGTACACGGTCTCCGGGACGGCGCAGGGCAGCGACGGCAAGACGGTCGAGATCAGCTCCACCTTCCGCACGCTCTCCGCCGGCCGCAACCTCAAGGCCTCGGTGTCGCCGCTCGACGGCGAGACCGTCGGCGTGGCGATGCCGATCCAGATCTTCTGGAACAACGCGGTCACCGACCGGGCCGCGGTCGAGAAGCGGCTCTCGGTGAAGACGTCGGTCCCGGTCGAGGGCAGCTGGCACTGGATGAACAGCAAGCAGGTCAACTACCGCCCGAAGAACTACTGGCCGGCCGGCACCAAGGTGACCGTCGACATCGCCACCCAGGGCGTGAACGCCGGCGCGGGTGTCTGGGGCTCGGCCGGCCGCCAGATCGACTTCACCATCGGCAAGTCGGTGATCAGTCGCGTCGACGTCAAGTTGCACCGGATGTCCGTCACGATCGACGGCAAGCTCGCCCGGACCTTTCCGATCACCGCCGGCAAGGCCGGCTTCACCACCCGCAGCGGAGTGAAGGTGATCATGGAGAAGTACCGGACCAAGCGGATGGACGCCCGCACCGTCGGCATCCAGCCCGGCGACCCGGAGTACTACAACATCCACAACGTTCAGTACGCCCAGCGCGTCACCAGCTCCGGCGAGTTCATTCACGGCGCCCCGTGGTCCAGCGGCAGCCAGGGCACCGAGAACGTCAGCCACGGCTGCATCGGCATGAGCCTCAAGGACGGCGCCTGGTACTTCGCCCAGACCCTGCGCGGCGACCCCGTCGTGGTCACCGGCACGAGCCGGGGCATGGAGACCGGCAACGGCTGGACCGACTGGAACGAGTCCTGGGCCAAGTACAAGGCCGGTTCCGCGCTCTCCTGA